A single region of the Triticum dicoccoides isolate Atlit2015 ecotype Zavitan chromosome 2B, WEW_v2.0, whole genome shotgun sequence genome encodes:
- the LOC119360188 gene encoding transcription factor TEOSINTE BRANCHED 1-like — protein sequence MHPAASSFGEYFQFFPAEMYHQQQLLLLQEEGTLEAVLWQPVTAPAPAERGEPGNDGAPGPGGAVVGAARKRPFRTDRHSKIRTAQGVRDRRMRLSVGVAREFFALQDLLGFDKASKTVEWLLTQSKPAIDRLADGTPGAAAAAAGPSKEKGEGATSSGTGCFEDAREEEHDVRDLMKGIGGEGELDWFMSEAAAIGHPMEGLD from the coding sequence ATGCATCCAGCCGCGTCGTCTTTTGGCGAGTACTTCCAGTTCTTCCCCGCCGAGATGTACCAccagcagcagctgctgctgctgcaggaGGAGGGGACCCTGGAAGCGGTGCTCTGGCAGCCGGTGACCGCTCCAGCTCCGGCGGAGCGGGGGGAGCCGGGGAATGATGGGGCGCCGGGGCCAGGGGGTGCAGTCGTCGGGGCGGCGCGGAAGAGGCCGTTCCGAACGGACCGGCACAGCAAGATCCGCACGGCGCAGGGGGTGCGCGACCGCCGGATGCGGCTGTCCGTCGGCGTGGCGCGCGAGTTCTTCGCCCTGCAGGACCTCCTCGGCTTCGACAAGGCCAGCAAGACGGTGGAGTGGCTCCTCACGCAGTCCAAGCCGGCCATCGACCGGCTTGCCGACGGGACCCCGGGCGCTGCTGCCGCCGCTGCAGGACCGTCCAAGGAGAAAGGGGAGGGGGCGACCTCCTCCGGCACCGGCTGCTTCGAGGATGCGAGGGAGGAAGAGCACGACGTCAGAGATCTGATGAAAGGCATCGGCGGCGAAGGTGAGCTTGACTGGTTCATGTCGGAGGCGGCGGCGATAGGGCATCCGATGGAAGGATTGGACTAA